One window from the genome of Acuticoccus sp. I52.16.1 encodes:
- a CDS encoding TRAP transporter substrate-binding protein yields the protein MRTTLLAASLAALLATPALTTGALAQDVTLRLAHFAAETHPGHIAAQQFADNVKERTDGAVEVELYPANELGSPPEQLEQTVLGAIDMNLPTQGALDKYEKAFGTVMTPFAFKDYEQAHAVLDGPFMEWVAPKLEEQGLVMLSNWEYGFRNITNSKHPIETPDDVAGLKLRTPPELQIVAAVEGLGASATQIAFPELPNALNQGVVDGQENPVGVIYHFNLDDFQDNLALTRHVYNSMVHVINKDSFERLTPEQQEIVREESGKAGALMRELVAAQEEDELAKLEERGMTITRPDLAPFREKVAGSDAMKRVTEYTGEENMAKFQSFLGN from the coding sequence ATGCGGACCACTCTTCTCGCGGCGTCGCTCGCCGCGCTTCTGGCGACCCCGGCGCTGACCACCGGCGCGCTCGCCCAGGACGTCACCCTGCGCCTGGCGCACTTCGCGGCCGAGACCCACCCCGGCCACATCGCCGCCCAGCAGTTCGCCGACAACGTGAAGGAGCGGACGGACGGTGCGGTCGAGGTCGAGCTCTACCCGGCCAACGAGCTGGGCTCGCCGCCCGAGCAGCTGGAGCAGACCGTGCTCGGCGCGATCGACATGAACCTTCCCACCCAGGGCGCGCTCGACAAGTACGAGAAGGCGTTCGGCACGGTGATGACGCCGTTCGCCTTCAAGGACTACGAGCAGGCCCACGCGGTGCTGGACGGGCCGTTCATGGAGTGGGTGGCGCCCAAGCTGGAGGAGCAGGGCCTCGTCATGCTCTCCAACTGGGAGTACGGCTTCCGCAACATCACCAACTCCAAGCACCCGATCGAGACGCCGGACGACGTGGCGGGCTTGAAGCTGCGCACCCCGCCGGAGCTGCAGATCGTGGCCGCGGTCGAGGGGCTGGGCGCCTCGGCGACGCAGATCGCTTTCCCGGAGCTTCCGAACGCGCTGAACCAGGGCGTCGTCGACGGCCAGGAAAACCCGGTCGGCGTGATCTACCACTTCAACCTGGACGACTTTCAGGACAACCTGGCGCTGACGCGGCACGTCTACAACTCGATGGTCCACGTCATCAACAAGGACTCCTTCGAGCGGCTGACGCCGGAGCAACAGGAGATCGTGCGCGAGGAGAGCGGGAAGGCCGGCGCGCTGATGCGTGAGCTGGTCGCCGCGCAGGAAGAGGACGAGCTTGCCAAGCTGGAAGAGCGCGGCATGACGATCACCCGCCCCGACCTCGCCCCGTTCCGCGAGAAGGTCGCCGGCTCGGACGCGATGAAGCGCGTCACCGAGTATACCGGCGAAGAGAACATGGCGAAGTTCCAGAGCTTCCTCGGCAACTGA
- a CDS encoding NAD(P)-dependent oxidoreductase, producing MGVVGGDRRIAFVGLGGMGRGLVKNMALKGLSVTATDLRREAVDEAVGFGAVAGSDPVAMAAEADIFGICITTAEAVQDMAIKRGVLDAMKAGAVFLDHTTVSPSHVDTMREACERLGIRYCEAPMTRTPKHADAGIVNVLFGGDADLLEELRPVFETYAENIFHVGPAGHAIRLKLIHNYIAFANVASFCEGFALAAREGLDMTKVIGIISAAGGKSGMMDLYGELTLKRDFTPHMSLANAQKDVRYYAEWMSEAGLPAFMSRSVEQTYALASIMGHADEGCTAVIKAYEELTGIEARLPESADD from the coding sequence ATGGGCGTTGTGGGCGGCGATCGGAGAATCGCGTTCGTCGGGCTGGGCGGCATGGGCCGCGGCCTCGTCAAGAACATGGCCCTCAAGGGGCTCTCCGTAACCGCGACCGACCTGCGCCGGGAAGCGGTCGACGAGGCGGTCGGCTTCGGTGCCGTCGCCGGGAGCGACCCCGTCGCCATGGCGGCCGAGGCGGACATCTTCGGCATCTGCATCACCACCGCCGAGGCCGTGCAGGACATGGCCATCAAGCGCGGCGTGCTGGACGCGATGAAGGCGGGCGCCGTCTTCCTCGACCACACCACCGTCTCCCCCTCCCACGTCGACACGATGCGCGAGGCGTGCGAGCGGCTCGGCATCCGCTACTGCGAGGCGCCGATGACGCGCACGCCCAAGCACGCCGACGCGGGGATCGTGAACGTCCTCTTCGGCGGCGACGCGGACCTTCTGGAAGAGCTGCGGCCGGTGTTCGAGACCTATGCCGAGAACATCTTCCACGTCGGCCCCGCCGGGCACGCGATCCGGCTGAAGCTCATTCACAACTACATCGCCTTCGCCAACGTCGCCTCGTTCTGCGAGGGCTTCGCGCTCGCGGCGCGCGAGGGGCTCGACATGACCAAGGTCATCGGCATCATCTCCGCCGCGGGCGGCAAGTCGGGGATGATGGACCTCTACGGCGAGCTGACGCTGAAGCGCGATTTCACCCCGCACATGTCCCTTGCGAACGCCCAGAAGGACGTTCGCTACTACGCCGAGTGGATGTCGGAGGCGGGGCTGCCGGCCTTCATGTCCCGCTCGGTGGAGCAGACCTATGCGCTCGCCTCGATCATGGGGCACGCGGACGAGGGCTGCACGGCCGTCATCAAGGCCTACGAAGAGCTGACGGGCATCGAAGCGCGGCTGCCCGAATCGGCCGACGACTGA
- a CDS encoding FadR/GntR family transcriptional regulator — MTSGLFERIDRPRRLPDEIARSISEAISSGQLKPGDRLPTEHALSEQFGVARTVVREAVSLLKYDGVISPKRGVGAFVTEPNARSAFRISGACFEKRRQLVQLLELRTGVQAEASALAAGARTSRDLARIAAHLTEMAEATDEGLANATQRFDAETAFYRAITEASGNDYYVEFVGMIERNVTENLRSVAIKNAMAAEWGREVLEEHRAVFQALDQGDAERARTATRTHFERAASRLASRADIADI, encoded by the coding sequence ATGACGTCAGGGCTATTCGAACGGATCGACCGGCCGCGCCGGCTGCCCGACGAGATTGCGCGCTCCATCTCCGAGGCGATCTCCAGCGGGCAGCTCAAGCCTGGCGACCGGCTGCCGACCGAACATGCCCTCTCCGAGCAGTTCGGCGTCGCCCGCACCGTGGTGCGCGAGGCGGTGTCGCTCCTCAAATATGACGGTGTGATCTCGCCCAAGCGGGGCGTCGGCGCCTTCGTCACCGAGCCCAACGCGCGCTCGGCCTTCCGCATCTCCGGCGCCTGCTTCGAGAAGCGCCGCCAGCTCGTCCAGCTCCTGGAGCTGCGCACCGGGGTCCAGGCGGAGGCCTCGGCCTTGGCGGCCGGGGCACGCACCTCGCGCGACCTCGCCCGCATCGCCGCCCACCTCACCGAGATGGCGGAGGCGACCGACGAAGGCCTCGCCAACGCCACCCAGCGCTTCGACGCCGAGACCGCCTTCTACCGCGCCATCACCGAGGCGTCCGGCAACGACTATTATGTCGAGTTCGTCGGTATGATCGAGCGCAACGTGACCGAGAACCTGCGCTCGGTGGCGATCAAGAACGCGATGGCCGCCGAGTGGGGGCGCGAGGTTCTGGAGGAGCACCGCGCCGTCTTCCAGGCGCTGGACCAGGGCGACGCCGAGCGGGCCCGCACCGCGACGCGCACCCACTTCGAGCGTGCCGCCAGCCGCCTCGCCAGCCGCGCCGACATCGCCGACATCTGA
- a CDS encoding xanthine dehydrogenase family protein molybdopterin-binding subunit, with the protein MPPSSPTADGSILRLEDERFVRGRGRFTADHHRPGEAHMVVVRSPHAHAEMRRVDLAAAAAMPGVLGVYADAELAADGLGTLPCDVKLDGPRPLIVPPRRILARGRVRYVGEPVAVVVAETPAAAMDAAEAVDIDYDALEVVTDAREALAAGAPQLWDEAPGNLAFVFERGDRAATDAAFAAAAHVVELPIVNNRLSAFPMEPRAAIADTDPATGGLRLEVTGQGVHGIRSALAGSVLHIDEAELAVFAEDVGGGFGLKNFPYPEHALLLWAARRLRRPVRWVSTNADDLMGAVHARAQFAHGRLALDAEGRFLGLDVAIVGDLGAYASTVGPGSSTLAPATAMGGVYDIPAIRMQSRGAFTNTAPVDAYRGAGKPEANFIVERLIDLAARQCGFDPVALRRLNVVRTFPYRKALGAVMDCGAFEVSIDRAAEAVDAAGFAARREAARTRGRLAGLGVACFVESARGAPVEEAGLRFPEGGPIEIVTGTESNGQGHETAFAQVAAARLGLPLDAFRFVQADTRRTRMGNGHGGARSMHMGAGTLALAIEAMLETAAPVAAQLLQADPAAIEFADGHFVVRGDTGRRVALAEVARAARADGESAGLETLVRREDAPITFPSGCHFAEVEVDPQTGVVELVRYVAVDDYGHMVNPALTLGQVHGGLAQGIGQALGEDIVYDAGGQLLTGSLMDYWLPRADDLPAFEVAFNPVPTERNLLGVKGAGQAGCISAPPTVINAIVDALAPLGVRDIAMPATAERVWRAIREAQAA; encoded by the coding sequence ATGCCGCCATCTTCCCCCACCGCCGACGGATCGATCCTGCGCCTGGAGGACGAGCGGTTCGTGCGTGGCCGCGGGCGCTTCACGGCCGACCACCACCGGCCGGGTGAGGCGCACATGGTGGTGGTGCGCTCCCCCCACGCCCATGCCGAGATGCGGCGCGTCGACCTCGCCGCCGCCGCGGCGATGCCGGGTGTCCTGGGCGTCTATGCCGACGCCGAGCTCGCTGCGGATGGGCTGGGAACGCTGCCGTGCGACGTGAAACTCGACGGGCCGCGGCCGCTGATCGTGCCGCCGCGGCGGATCCTGGCGCGCGGCCGCGTGCGCTACGTCGGCGAGCCGGTCGCGGTCGTCGTCGCCGAAACGCCGGCCGCGGCGATGGACGCGGCCGAGGCGGTCGACATCGACTATGACGCGCTGGAGGTCGTCACCGACGCCCGGGAGGCGCTCGCCGCGGGCGCGCCGCAGCTGTGGGACGAGGCACCGGGCAACCTCGCTTTCGTCTTCGAGCGTGGCGACCGGGCGGCGACCGACGCGGCCTTCGCGGCGGCCGCGCACGTTGTGGAACTGCCGATCGTCAACAACCGCCTCAGCGCCTTTCCGATGGAACCGCGCGCCGCCATCGCCGACACCGACCCCGCGACCGGCGGGCTGCGGCTGGAGGTGACGGGGCAGGGCGTCCACGGCATCCGCAGCGCGCTGGCCGGATCGGTCCTCCACATCGACGAGGCCGAGCTTGCCGTCTTCGCCGAGGATGTGGGCGGCGGCTTCGGCCTCAAGAACTTCCCCTATCCCGAGCATGCGCTGCTCCTGTGGGCGGCGCGGCGGCTGCGGCGGCCCGTCCGGTGGGTCTCCACCAACGCCGACGATCTCATGGGCGCGGTCCACGCCCGCGCCCAGTTCGCCCACGGCCGCCTGGCGCTCGATGCGGAGGGGCGTTTCCTCGGGCTCGACGTGGCGATCGTCGGCGATCTCGGCGCCTACGCGTCCACCGTGGGGCCGGGCTCGTCGACCCTGGCGCCGGCCACGGCGATGGGCGGCGTGTACGACATTCCCGCGATCCGGATGCAGAGCCGCGGCGCCTTCACCAACACCGCGCCGGTCGACGCCTACCGCGGCGCCGGCAAGCCGGAGGCGAACTTCATCGTCGAGCGGCTGATCGACCTCGCCGCGCGGCAATGCGGCTTCGACCCGGTCGCGCTGCGGCGGCTCAACGTCGTGCGCACCTTCCCCTACCGCAAGGCGCTGGGCGCGGTGATGGACTGCGGCGCCTTCGAGGTCTCGATCGACCGGGCGGCCGAGGCGGTGGACGCGGCCGGTTTCGCGGCGCGGCGGGAGGCGGCGCGGACGCGCGGCCGGCTCGCGGGCCTCGGCGTGGCGTGCTTCGTGGAGAGCGCGCGCGGGGCGCCGGTCGAAGAGGCGGGGCTGCGCTTCCCGGAGGGCGGTCCGATCGAGATCGTCACCGGCACCGAATCCAACGGGCAGGGGCACGAGACCGCGTTCGCGCAGGTCGCGGCGGCGCGGCTGGGCCTGCCGCTCGACGCCTTCCGTTTCGTGCAGGCCGACACGCGTCGGACGCGCATGGGCAACGGCCACGGCGGCGCGCGGTCGATGCACATGGGCGCCGGCACGCTGGCGCTGGCGATCGAGGCGATGCTGGAGACGGCCGCCCCGGTCGCCGCGCAGCTTCTCCAGGCGGACCCGGCCGCGATAGAGTTCGCCGACGGGCACTTCGTGGTCCGGGGCGACACGGGGCGCAGGGTGGCGCTCGCCGAGGTGGCGCGGGCGGCCCGCGCGGATGGGGAGAGCGCCGGGCTGGAAACGCTGGTGCGCCGGGAGGATGCGCCGATCACCTTCCCCAGCGGCTGCCACTTCGCCGAGGTGGAGGTGGACCCGCAGACGGGCGTGGTCGAACTGGTGCGCTACGTCGCGGTCGACGATTACGGGCACATGGTGAACCCGGCGCTGACCCTCGGCCAGGTGCACGGCGGTCTGGCGCAGGGCATCGGCCAGGCGCTCGGCGAGGACATCGTCTACGACGCCGGCGGCCAGCTCCTGACCGGCTCGCTGATGGACTATTGGCTGCCGCGCGCGGACGACCTGCCGGCCTTCGAGGTGGCGTTCAACCCCGTGCCGACCGAGCGCAACCTGCTGGGCGTGAAGGGGGCGGGACAGGCCGGGTGCATCTCCGCCCCGCCCACGGTCATCAACGCCATCGTCGACGCGCTGGCCCCGCTCGGGGTGCGCGACATCGCCATGCCGGCGACGGCGGAGCGGGTGTGGCGGGCGATCCGCGAGGCGCAGGCGGCCTGA
- a CDS encoding glutamate--cysteine ligase: MARDTLDDTPIEGLDALVAYIAAGEKPAADFRIGTEHEKFAFNLADLSPVPYEGENGIGAILTALGEETGWEPINDQGRIIGLAGTEGGGAISIEPGGQFELSGAPLATLHETCVEANGHLVQVREIAEKLGIGFLGLGFCPTWTIDEAARMPKQRYDIMRAYMPKVGTRGLDMMHRTATIQVNLDFSTEADMVKKMRVGLALQPVATALFANSPFVEGVPNGLRSNRGEVWRDVDLQRSGPIPFAFEDGFGYERYVDWALDVPMYFVKRGDAYIEATGATFRQFMDGRFDKLPGERPTMGDWINHLSTLFPDVRLKRFLEMRGADAGPWGRICALPAFWVGLLYDDGILDQALAMCDELTAADRTVMWNRVPTDGLLTHVRGRTVAQIAREALALASEGLRRRARANGDLADERTFLTLLEDAAHSSRSPADELVDAYYGVWNRDIDKVFETNAF; the protein is encoded by the coding sequence ATGGCGCGCGATACTCTGGATGATACGCCGATCGAGGGGCTGGATGCGCTTGTCGCGTACATCGCAGCCGGCGAGAAGCCGGCGGCGGACTTTCGAATCGGCACCGAACACGAGAAGTTCGCCTTCAATCTCGCCGACCTGTCGCCCGTCCCCTACGAGGGCGAGAACGGCATCGGCGCGATCCTGACCGCCCTCGGCGAGGAGACGGGCTGGGAGCCGATCAACGATCAGGGCCGCATCATCGGCCTCGCCGGGACGGAGGGCGGCGGCGCGATCTCCATCGAGCCGGGCGGCCAGTTCGAGCTGTCGGGCGCGCCGCTCGCGACGTTGCACGAGACCTGCGTGGAGGCGAACGGGCACCTGGTGCAGGTGCGCGAGATCGCCGAGAAGCTGGGCATCGGCTTCCTCGGTCTCGGCTTCTGTCCGACCTGGACGATCGACGAAGCCGCCCGCATGCCCAAGCAGCGCTACGACATCATGCGCGCCTACATGCCCAAGGTCGGCACCCGCGGGCTCGACATGATGCACCGCACCGCCACGATCCAGGTCAACCTCGACTTCTCGACCGAGGCGGACATGGTCAAGAAGATGCGCGTCGGCCTGGCGCTGCAACCGGTGGCGACGGCGCTGTTCGCCAACTCCCCCTTCGTCGAGGGGGTGCCGAACGGCTTGCGCTCCAACCGCGGCGAGGTCTGGCGCGACGTCGACCTGCAACGCTCCGGCCCGATCCCGTTCGCCTTCGAGGACGGCTTCGGCTACGAGCGCTACGTCGACTGGGCGCTCGACGTGCCGATGTACTTCGTCAAGCGCGGCGACGCCTACATCGAGGCGACCGGTGCGACCTTCCGCCAGTTCATGGACGGCCGGTTCGACAAGCTGCCCGGCGAGCGGCCGACGATGGGCGACTGGATCAACCACCTGTCGACGCTCTTTCCGGACGTGCGGCTGAAGCGCTTCCTGGAGATGCGCGGGGCCGACGCCGGACCGTGGGGGCGGATCTGCGCGCTGCCGGCCTTCTGGGTCGGCCTCCTGTACGACGACGGCATCCTCGACCAGGCGCTCGCCATGTGCGACGAGCTGACGGCGGCGGACCGCACCGTGATGTGGAACCGCGTGCCGACCGACGGACTGCTGACCCACGTACGCGGCCGCACCGTGGCGCAGATCGCGCGCGAGGCGCTGGCACTCGCCTCCGAGGGGTTGCGCCGCCGCGCCCGCGCCAACGGCGACCTCGCCGACGAGCGGACCTTCCTCACCCTCCTGGAGGACGCCGCCCACTCCAGCCGCTCCCCCGCCGACGAGCTGGTCGACGCCTACTACGGCGTCTGGAACCGCGACATCGACAAGGTCTTCGAGACCAACGCCTTCTGA
- a CDS encoding 16S rRNA (uracil(1498)-N(3))-methyltransferase — MRDFTAPRLFVHADLPGPIAFDQRQTNYLKNVLRLAPGASILVFNGRDGEWRAEVAELGKKAGGAEAVEKTAAQTRRPTLVYAFAPLKQARFDYMVEKATEMGAGRLVPVLTQHGQVRKINRERLAANIVEACEQCGILCVPQIDEPVALSDFLGSLDRPLVVADEALAGDAMDAVATIRAAGSPLAVLVGPEGGFSAEERALFAPRAVRVSLGPRILRADTAAVALLALVEAAFPS, encoded by the coding sequence TTGCGCGACTTCACCGCTCCTCGCCTCTTCGTCCACGCCGATCTGCCCGGTCCCATCGCCTTCGACCAGCGGCAGACCAATTACCTGAAGAACGTGCTCCGGCTGGCGCCGGGCGCCTCGATCCTCGTCTTCAACGGGCGGGACGGGGAGTGGCGCGCCGAGGTCGCCGAGCTGGGCAAGAAGGCCGGCGGCGCCGAGGCGGTGGAGAAGACCGCGGCGCAGACCCGGCGGCCGACGCTCGTCTACGCCTTCGCCCCGCTCAAGCAGGCCCGGTTCGACTACATGGTCGAGAAGGCGACCGAGATGGGGGCCGGCCGGCTGGTGCCGGTGCTGACCCAGCATGGGCAGGTGCGCAAGATCAACCGCGAGCGGCTGGCGGCCAACATCGTCGAGGCGTGCGAGCAGTGCGGCATCCTCTGCGTGCCGCAGATCGACGAGCCGGTGGCCCTGAGCGACTTCCTGGGCAGCCTCGACCGACCGCTGGTAGTGGCCGACGAGGCGCTCGCCGGCGACGCGATGGACGCCGTCGCCACCATCCGCGCCGCCGGATCGCCGCTGGCGGTGCTGGTCGGTCCGGAGGGCGGCTTCTCGGCGGAGGAGCGGGCGCTGTTCGCGCCGCGGGCGGTGCGGGTCTCGCTGGGGCCGCGGATCCTGCGGGCCGACACCGCGGCCGTGGCGCTGCTGGCCCTGGTGGAAGCCGCCTTTCCCAGTTGA
- the xseA gene encoding exodeoxyribonuclease VII large subunit, with the protein MADPFTLFEDERPASSNAAEFTVSELSRAVKRTVEDGFGYVRVRGEIGGFRGRHSSGHCYFSLKDADATIDAVVWKGAWSKLATKPEEGLEVIATGRLTTYPRSSKYQIVVDNLEPAGLGALMKLLEERRQKLAAEGLFDEARRRPLPLMPRVIGVVTSPTGAVIRDILHRIADRFPAHVVVWPVRVQGETSAAEVTAAVQGFAGDYGGPRPDVIIVARGGGSVEDLWGYNDEALVRAVAASPIPIVSAVGHETDWTLVDHAADHRAPTPTGAAERVVPVRAECLATLADRARRLDTAMATHLRHRAEHLRFLSRGLPPGPTLVDPLRQRLDIAADRALAALFKQTADARHRWLVATRHLSPAIAHRPVERAGDRLAMASARLARAADGTLADRRAAAARTGARLSPHLLARPVADQRDRLARAVQRRDRVATHLLATLRHRLTGIDKLLGALSYTAVLDRGFALVRRGDDSTVRSAAAVGKGEALQLQFADGRVAVVEGSGPARSAAAQSPTPRRRSRKVDDRQGTLL; encoded by the coding sequence ATGGCAGACCCCTTCACCCTCTTCGAAGACGAGCGCCCGGCTTCGTCCAACGCGGCCGAATTCACCGTCTCGGAGCTGTCGCGCGCAGTGAAGCGCACGGTGGAGGACGGGTTCGGCTACGTGCGCGTGCGCGGCGAGATCGGCGGCTTCCGCGGCCGCCACTCGTCCGGCCACTGCTACTTCTCCCTCAAGGACGCCGACGCCACGATCGACGCCGTCGTCTGGAAGGGGGCGTGGTCCAAGCTCGCCACCAAGCCGGAGGAAGGCCTCGAGGTCATCGCCACCGGGCGGCTGACCACCTACCCGCGCAGCTCCAAGTACCAGATCGTCGTCGACAATCTGGAGCCCGCCGGCCTCGGCGCCCTGATGAAGCTCCTCGAGGAACGGCGTCAGAAGCTCGCCGCCGAGGGCCTGTTCGACGAAGCGCGCCGCCGCCCGCTGCCGCTCATGCCGCGCGTCATCGGTGTCGTCACCTCGCCCACCGGCGCCGTCATCCGCGACATTCTGCATCGCATCGCGGACCGCTTTCCGGCGCATGTCGTCGTCTGGCCGGTCCGCGTCCAGGGCGAGACGTCGGCCGCGGAGGTGACGGCCGCGGTCCAGGGCTTCGCCGGCGACTATGGCGGGCCGCGGCCCGACGTGATCATCGTCGCGCGCGGCGGCGGCTCGGTGGAGGACCTCTGGGGCTACAACGACGAGGCGCTGGTGCGCGCGGTCGCGGCGAGCCCGATCCCGATCGTCTCGGCCGTCGGCCACGAGACCGACTGGACCCTCGTCGACCATGCCGCCGATCACCGCGCACCGACGCCGACCGGCGCGGCCGAGCGTGTCGTCCCCGTCCGGGCCGAGTGCCTGGCGACGCTGGCCGACCGCGCCCGCCGGCTGGATACCGCGATGGCGACGCACCTGCGCCACCGCGCCGAGCATCTGCGCTTCCTGTCGCGCGGGCTGCCGCCCGGCCCCACGCTCGTCGACCCCCTGCGCCAACGGCTCGACATCGCCGCCGACCGTGCCCTCGCTGCCCTCTTCAAGCAGACGGCGGACGCGCGCCACCGCTGGCTCGTCGCCACGCGCCACCTGTCGCCGGCCATCGCCCACCGCCCCGTCGAGCGCGCGGGCGACCGCCTCGCCATGGCGAGCGCCCGCCTCGCCCGCGCCGCCGACGGCACGCTGGCCGACCGCCGCGCCGCCGCCGCCCGCACCGGCGCGCGTCTTTCGCCGCACCTGCTGGCGCGCCCCGTGGCCGACCAGCGGGACCGCCTCGCCCGCGCGGTGCAGCGGCGCGACCGGGTGGCGACCCACCTCCTCGCGACGCTCCGTCACCGCTTGACCGGGATCGACAAGCTGCTCGGCGCGCTCTCCTACACCGCCGTGCTCGATCGCGGCTTCGCCCTGGTGCGCCGTGGCGACGACAGCACCGTCCGTTCGGCCGCCGCGGTCGGCAAGGGCGAGGCGCTTCAGCTCCAGTTCGCCGACGGGCGCGTCGCCGTGGTGGAAGGCTCCGGCCCGGCGCGCTCGGCCGCGGCGCAGAGCCCCACCCCGCGTCGCCGCTCCCGCAAGGTCGACGACCGCCAGGGCACCCTGCTTTAG
- a CDS encoding lytic transglycosylase domain-containing protein: MPGDAEGSEPGAGEGIDDGTAAATNDAPGGGGDDGASAGDEPDAGADADRDTDAAQADAARAAEKERAAEKEKEVAELCRLLTAAADRHGVPHDFFIRLIWKESRFNPGAVSPVGAQGIAQFMPGTARIRGLKNPFDREEALYASAHFLADLKRRFGFWGLAAAGYNGGPNRVPPFVAGVGGLPYETIDYVYSITGRSAQYWANLAAARRNMLTSRPAPAVLAGAGQLRPPPAESEPEGPRDLGLELVSLDARTRGAPLPKLPVVPGPRPAYDAPKVDCPKLVASLGQARAVAPPSGGASGWTPWGAQVAGHPQRNIAMRMYGRVKGRLPGDLAAEEPNIVVRRFAARGRRPIHAVQFAAQSRGEAEATCRRVAKALVPCVVVRNR, from the coding sequence GTGCCGGGCGATGCCGAGGGCTCCGAACCGGGCGCTGGCGAGGGCATCGATGACGGGACGGCCGCTGCGACGAACGATGCGCCGGGCGGAGGCGGCGACGATGGGGCGTCGGCCGGGGACGAGCCCGACGCCGGCGCCGACGCGGACCGGGACACGGACGCCGCGCAAGCCGACGCCGCGAGGGCTGCCGAGAAGGAGAGGGCTGCCGAGAAAGAGAAGGAGGTGGCGGAGCTGTGCCGCCTCCTGACCGCGGCGGCCGACCGGCACGGTGTCCCGCACGATTTCTTCATCCGCCTGATCTGGAAGGAAAGCCGGTTCAATCCGGGCGCGGTCAGTCCCGTCGGCGCGCAGGGGATCGCCCAGTTCATGCCCGGCACCGCGCGGATCCGCGGGCTGAAGAACCCGTTCGACCGAGAGGAGGCGCTCTACGCCTCGGCTCACTTCCTGGCCGACCTGAAGCGGCGCTTCGGGTTCTGGGGCCTCGCCGCGGCCGGCTACAACGGCGGCCCCAACCGCGTGCCCCCGTTCGTCGCCGGCGTCGGCGGCCTGCCGTACGAGACGATCGACTACGTCTACTCGATCACCGGCCGCTCGGCGCAGTATTGGGCCAACCTCGCCGCCGCCCGGCGCAATATGCTGACCTCCCGGCCCGCGCCGGCCGTCCTCGCCGGGGCCGGCCAGTTGCGCCCGCCGCCGGCCGAGAGCGAGCCGGAGGGGCCGCGCGATCTGGGGCTGGAGCTGGTCTCGCTCGACGCGCGGACCCGCGGCGCGCCGCTGCCGAAGCTCCCCGTCGTCCCCGGTCCGCGCCCGGCCTACGATGCGCCGAAGGTCGACTGCCCCAAGCTCGTCGCCTCGCTGGGGCAGGCACGGGCGGTCGCGCCGCCGTCCGGCGGAGCTTCGGGGTGGACGCCCTGGGGCGCGCAGGTCGCCGGCCACCCTCAGCGCAACATCGCGATGCGGATGTACGGGCGCGTGAAGGGGCGGCTGCCGGGCGACCTCGCGGCGGAGGAGCCCAACATCGTGGTGCGGCGCTTTGCGGCCCGCGGGCGGCGGCCCATCCACGCCGTCCAGTTCGCGGCCCAGAGCCGGGGCGAGGCGGAGGCGACATGTCGCCGCGTCGCCAAGGCGCTGGTGCCGTGCGTGGTCGTGCGCAACCGCTGA
- a CDS encoding ribonuclease D, with protein sequence MTITLHHGDLPERLRDVTSIAIDTEAMGLQFPRDRLCLVQLSRGDGNVDLVKIAKGQTAAPNLTAMLADPTIEKLFHYGRFDMGILAATFGVMPAPIYCTKIASRLVRTYTDRHGLRELAREVAGEDISKQQQSSDWGAGELTDAQMAYAASDVLHLHKIRKGLDVMLEREGRADLATRLFAFLPTRVELDLAGWPDVDIFAHS encoded by the coding sequence TTGACCATCACGCTTCATCACGGCGACTTGCCCGAGCGCCTCAGGGACGTGACCTCCATCGCCATCGACACCGAGGCGATGGGGCTGCAATTTCCGCGCGACCGCCTCTGCCTCGTCCAGTTGTCGCGGGGCGACGGCAATGTCGACCTGGTGAAGATCGCCAAGGGGCAGACCGCCGCTCCCAATCTCACCGCCATGCTGGCCGATCCCACGATCGAGAAGCTGTTCCACTATGGCCGGTTCGACATGGGGATCCTCGCCGCCACTTTCGGGGTGATGCCGGCGCCGATCTATTGCACCAAGATCGCATCGCGCCTGGTGCGAACCTACACCGATCGGCACGGCCTGCGCGAGCTGGCTCGCGAGGTCGCCGGGGAGGACATCTCCAAGCAGCAGCAATCCTCCGACTGGGGCGCCGGCGAGCTGACCGACGCGCAGATGGCCTACGCCGCCTCCGACGTCCTGCATCTGCACAAGATCCGCAAGGGTCTCGACGTGATGCTGGAGCGCGAGGGGCGGGCCGATCTCGCCACGCGGCTGTTCGCCTTCCTGCCGACCCGTGTCGAGCTCGACCTCGCCGGTTGGCCCGACGTCGACATCTTCGCCCACTCATGA